From Flavobacterium sp. 102, a single genomic window includes:
- a CDS encoding DEAD/DEAH box helicase → MNTFEQFNLPKSLQKAVDELGLTTPTPIQEKSFSVIMSGRDMMGIAQTGTGKTFAYLLPILKQWKFVATDTPRVVILVPTRELVVQIAAEVEKLTQFMSVRTLGVYGGVNINTQKKAVYQGIDVLVGTPGRIMDLALDNVIRFDSLQKLVIDEFDEILNLGFRSQVTSILTMIKTKRQNILFSATMTDEVDGMLEEYFEFPEEVSLAPSGTPLEQIEQLGYKTPNFLTKVNLIIELLKDDAYERVLLFVNNKKTADLLAEKLEEVYPEQFGTIHSNKSQNYRLQTMATFQAGEIRGIVTTDVMARGLDISDITHVINVEFPEIQEQYIHRIGRTGRADKSGIAISLISPREEEIMIEAEMLMEKELTFLPLPATVVIAERLLEFEKDRKKMKVILKTNKLEGGASFHEKAKKNTKVNLGGPSKTKKKTGTSVNRNILKTRAAKRKKK, encoded by the coding sequence ATGAACACTTTTGAGCAATTCAATCTTCCAAAATCACTACAAAAAGCCGTTGACGAATTAGGTTTGACTACACCAACGCCAATTCAGGAAAAATCATTTTCGGTGATTATGTCTGGACGCGATATGATGGGAATTGCACAAACCGGTACCGGAAAAACTTTCGCTTACTTACTACCAATACTCAAACAATGGAAATTTGTTGCAACTGATACACCACGAGTTGTCATATTGGTTCCAACGCGTGAATTGGTAGTTCAAATTGCTGCCGAAGTTGAAAAACTGACTCAATTTATGTCGGTGCGAACTTTAGGCGTTTATGGTGGTGTAAATATTAATACGCAAAAGAAAGCCGTATATCAAGGAATTGATGTCTTAGTTGGAACGCCGGGAAGAATCATGGATTTGGCTTTGGACAATGTGATTCGTTTTGACAGTTTGCAAAAATTGGTTATCGATGAATTTGACGAAATCCTAAACTTAGGTTTTCGTTCTCAAGTGACTTCTATCCTAACGATGATTAAAACCAAACGCCAGAACATTTTGTTTTCAGCAACAATGACGGATGAAGTTGATGGCATGCTGGAAGAATATTTTGAATTTCCCGAAGAAGTGTCGCTGGCACCAAGCGGAACGCCATTGGAACAAATTGAACAATTGGGTTACAAAACACCTAACTTTTTGACGAAAGTCAATTTGATTATAGAATTACTAAAAGACGATGCTTACGAACGCGTATTGCTTTTTGTCAACAATAAAAAAACAGCCGATTTATTGGCGGAAAAATTAGAAGAAGTGTATCCGGAGCAATTCGGAACCATTCACTCTAATAAATCTCAGAACTATCGTTTGCAGACGATGGCTACTTTCCAAGCCGGAGAAATCCGTGGAATTGTAACTACTGACGTAATGGCGAGAGGTTTAGATATTTCGGATATCACGCACGTTATCAACGTTGAGTTTCCCGAAATTCAGGAACAATACATTCACCGTATCGGTAGAACCGGTCGTGCCGATAAATCGGGTATTGCGATTAGTTTAATCAGTCCGCGAGAAGAAGAAATCATGATCGAGGCCGAAATGTTGATGGAAAAAGAACTTACTTTTTTGCCTTTGCCTGCAACAGTTGTGATTGCGGAACGTTTACTTGAGTTTGAAAAGGACAGAAAGAAAATGAAAGTCATTCTGAAAACCAACAAACTAGAAGGTGGCGCGTCCTTTCACGAAAAAGCCAAGAAGAACACTAAAGTCAATCTGGGCGGACCATCGAAAACTAAAAAGAAAACCGGAACTTCTGTGAATAGAAATATTTTGAAGACCAGAGCGGCGAAGCGTAAGAAGAAATAG
- a CDS encoding lactonase family protein → MTKFLVLVATIFFCISNQAQGNKTNLFIGTYTKTCDSKGIYLYEFDTVTGETKVKTATENVVNPSFLTLSKEGKFVYATNEDGDNSAVSAFRFDSNTNQFTFLNSQKSEGNDPCHIINDDQNVIVANYSGGNITVFGKNMDGSIGKHKQIMKHEVQTVSETKPETSHMHMLQWSPDKKYLIASDLGKDYLYVYSYNPEAKSAVLEFSSFVRVKHGAGPRHFTFSQDGKYVYLINELDGTLLVFKYLEGKLQFIQETTVVARDFKGKTSAADIHISADGKFLYATNRGDANTISCFEIKMNGKLKWKQTTSTLGKGPRNFSLDPTGNFLLVAHQYTNDVVIFKIDKETGILSDSGKRIELCSPVCLVFQ, encoded by the coding sequence ATGACAAAATTTTTAGTGCTCGTTGCCACCATATTCTTCTGTATTTCCAATCAAGCGCAAGGAAATAAAACCAATTTATTCATTGGAACTTATACCAAAACCTGCGACAGTAAAGGGATTTATCTTTATGAATTTGATACTGTAACGGGAGAAACCAAAGTAAAGACAGCAACTGAAAACGTTGTCAATCCAAGTTTTTTAACGCTTTCAAAAGAAGGAAAATTTGTTTATGCGACTAATGAAGATGGCGACAATAGTGCGGTAAGTGCTTTTCGATTTGATTCGAATACAAATCAATTCACCTTTTTGAATTCCCAAAAGTCAGAAGGTAATGATCCTTGTCATATCATCAATGATGATCAAAATGTTATTGTAGCGAATTATAGCGGTGGGAATATTACGGTTTTTGGCAAAAATATGGACGGAAGCATTGGAAAACACAAGCAAATAATGAAGCACGAAGTGCAAACGGTCAGTGAAACCAAACCGGAGACTTCACACATGCACATGTTGCAATGGTCACCCGATAAAAAATACCTCATCGCCAGTGATTTAGGAAAAGATTATCTCTATGTTTATAGTTATAATCCCGAAGCTAAAAGCGCTGTTTTAGAGTTTAGCTCTTTTGTTAGAGTGAAGCATGGCGCCGGACCAAGGCATTTTACTTTTAGTCAGGACGGAAAATATGTCTACTTAATTAATGAGTTGGATGGTACGTTATTGGTTTTTAAATACCTTGAAGGCAAGTTGCAATTTATTCAGGAAACGACTGTTGTAGCTAGAGATTTCAAAGGAAAAACCAGCGCTGCAGATATTCACATTTCAGCTGATGGGAAGTTTCTTTACGCAACAAATCGTGGTGATGCCAACACAATATCGTGTTTCGAAATCAAAATGAATGGCAAGTTAAAGTGGAAACAAACGACCAGTACTTTAGGCAAAGGACCGCGTAACTTTAGCCTTGATCCAACAGGAAATTTTCTTTTAGTTGCACACCAATACACGAATGATGTAGTGATTTTTAAAATCGATAAAGAAACGGGAATACTTTCAGATTCAGGAAAGAGAATCGAATTGTGTTCACCGGTTTGTCTAGTATTTCAATAG